One genomic segment of Nocardia spumae includes these proteins:
- a CDS encoding GyrI-like domain-containing protein, with protein sequence MQFEIVERDETWVAGLPVRSPKRALGKLRDRDLEAAWAAVLHQELGGPLACAYTDYAPDPGTFNTQIVGYECSSFDQVTRGHIVSRLPAGPYARFSSVGNFPQIMTDLWTQIAYAEEHNQIRRTFTGDFECYPHAYKIDLYLAVDPR encoded by the coding sequence ATGCAGTTCGAAATCGTCGAACGGGACGAGACGTGGGTCGCCGGGCTACCGGTGCGCAGTCCGAAACGTGCGCTCGGAAAACTGCGCGATCGTGATCTCGAGGCGGCCTGGGCCGCCGTCCTGCATCAGGAACTGGGTGGGCCGCTGGCGTGTGCCTACACCGACTACGCGCCCGATCCGGGGACGTTCAACACGCAGATCGTCGGCTACGAATGCTCCTCGTTCGATCAGGTGACCCGCGGCCATATCGTGTCCCGCCTGCCGGCCGGGCCCTATGCGCGCTTCTCCTCGGTCGGGAATTTCCCGCAGATCATGACCGATCTGTGGACTCAGATCGCCTACGCCGAGGAGCACAACCAGATCAGACGCACGTTCACCGGGGATTTCGAGTGTTATCCACACGCGTACAAGATCGATCTGTATCTGGCGGTAGATCCGCGATGA
- a CDS encoding putative bifunctional diguanylate cyclase/phosphodiesterase, whose protein sequence is MGVDATTMVAATERVLAKLVDYFDVDFSFVRHTDRERRATVLIAEWPPRPDVPDPDPLRVVYFDRADSVFRAIEHATEPMIARPTPEFSDYLDTIRRSSGFGDVTTAAVPLISRGESTGLLGFMKMGDREWSTREINVLKAIAALLAQLQARVVAEERLRYIALHDDLTGLANRRALLEHMEERLRPGSPGPVAAFFLDLDRLKALNDFLGHTAGDNFIRTLSARLKEHLDPHDMIARLGGDEFVIVPAKPVDSVAAELEATRIQQLITRRVSVGGESVSRGASVGVALGMPGETTVADVLRRADHALLSAKSGGGNGVAVFTDAMRAQFELQDDVELNLRGAVSDGSLLLHYQPEVDLRTGRIVALEALVRWQHPTRGLLPPGAFVGVAEATNLAGELGRWVLRTACAQFAKWRRAGLASNVVIRINVSPVQLVSLDFVECVEDVLRRHGIDGSSICLEITEHVVVSDLTRTQVTLRGLKRMGVQIAIDDFGTGYSSLSHLKALPVDAVKIDRGFVQRLGASTDDLAIVKSIVGLAGSFGLGVVGEGVETAVAARTLVGLGCYRAQGFLIARPMPAEEAESHLAEGRIPLDLELPRVSRGAHRI, encoded by the coding sequence ATGGGTGTCGACGCCACGACGATGGTGGCGGCGACCGAACGAGTGCTGGCCAAACTGGTCGACTACTTCGACGTCGATTTCAGTTTCGTCCGCCATACCGACCGGGAACGGCGCGCGACCGTATTGATCGCGGAATGGCCGCCCCGCCCGGACGTGCCCGACCCCGATCCGTTGCGCGTCGTGTATTTCGATCGCGCCGATTCGGTGTTCCGGGCCATCGAACACGCGACCGAACCGATGATCGCCCGGCCCACCCCGGAATTCTCCGACTATCTCGACACGATTCGCCGGTCCTCCGGCTTCGGCGATGTCACGACGGCGGCCGTTCCGCTGATCTCCCGCGGTGAATCCACCGGCTTGCTCGGCTTCATGAAGATGGGCGACCGGGAGTGGAGTACGCGGGAAATCAATGTGCTCAAGGCGATCGCGGCGCTGCTGGCCCAATTGCAGGCGCGCGTCGTCGCCGAGGAGCGGCTGCGCTATATCGCCCTGCACGACGATCTCACCGGGTTGGCCAATCGACGGGCGCTGCTCGAGCATATGGAGGAACGGCTGCGGCCCGGCAGCCCGGGACCGGTCGCCGCGTTCTTCCTCGACCTCGACCGGCTCAAGGCGCTCAACGATTTTCTGGGCCACACCGCGGGTGACAACTTCATCCGCACGCTGTCGGCCCGGCTCAAGGAACATCTCGACCCGCACGACATGATCGCGCGCCTGGGTGGCGACGAATTCGTGATCGTGCCGGCCAAACCGGTGGATTCGGTGGCCGCGGAACTCGAGGCCACCCGGATCCAGCAGCTCATCACCCGGCGGGTGTCGGTCGGCGGAGAATCCGTCAGTCGCGGCGCCAGCGTCGGGGTGGCCCTGGGTATGCCCGGGGAGACCACGGTGGCCGATGTGCTGCGCCGGGCCGATCACGCCCTGCTCTCGGCGAAATCCGGCGGCGGCAACGGGGTCGCGGTCTTCACCGATGCCATGCGCGCGCAGTTCGAGCTCCAAGACGATGTCGAGCTGAATCTGCGGGGCGCGGTCTCCGACGGATCGCTGCTGCTGCACTATCAGCCGGAGGTGGACCTGCGGACCGGTCGTATCGTCGCGCTGGAGGCGCTGGTGCGCTGGCAGCATCCCACCCGGGGACTGTTGCCCCCCGGCGCCTTCGTCGGCGTGGCCGAGGCGACTAATCTGGCCGGTGAACTGGGACGATGGGTGTTGCGGACGGCTTGTGCGCAATTCGCGAAGTGGCGTCGCGCCGGACTGGCGTCGAATGTGGTGATCCGGATCAACGTCTCGCCGGTGCAGCTGGTGAGCCTCGACTTCGTCGAATGCGTCGAGGATGTGCTGCGCCGCCACGGCATCGACGGCAGTTCGATCTGCCTGGAGATCACCGAGCATGTCGTGGTCTCGGATTTGACCCGCACCCAGGTGACGCTGCGCGGCCTCAAGCGCATGGGGGTGCAGATCGCGATCGACGATTTCGGGACCGGCTACAGCTCGCTGTCGCATCTGAAGGCGCTTCCGGTCGACGCGGTCAAGATCGATCGTGGATTCGTGCAGCGGCTCGGCGCCAGTACCGACGATCTGGCGATTGTGAAATCCATTGTGGGCCTCGCCGGCTCGTTCGGGCTCGGCGTGGTGGGCGAGGGCGTGGAGACGGCGGTCGCGGCGCGCACGCTGGTCGGTCTCGGATGCTATCGCGCCCAGGGCTTCCTGATCGCGCGGCCGATGCCCGCCGAGGAGGCCGAATCGCATCTCGCCGAAGGGCGCATCCCACTCGACCTCGAACTCCCACGGGTTTCCCGTGGGGCGCACCGGATCTGA
- a CDS encoding TetR/AcrR family transcriptional regulator, with product MARARQERRRVIVAAAAGLFAACGYRAASMDEIACRAGISKPVLYKSFSSKLELYLVVLHDAVQVLEETLTEALDRAQGMRAIVAATVSAVFDFADIHPRSAALLAGAAVVDEPSAQRMAHQAATICTDTVSRALTPYALPQAEYGWLITAELVAIAQSCARDWAATGKPLPKNEAVATTASLCWSGLAGVQLAPNRMAPVGDAFPASDART from the coding sequence ATGGCGCGGGCCAGGCAGGAACGGCGGCGCGTGATCGTGGCCGCCGCGGCGGGATTGTTCGCCGCCTGCGGTTACCGCGCAGCGAGTATGGATGAGATCGCGTGCCGGGCCGGGATCAGCAAACCGGTGCTGTACAAGTCGTTTTCGAGCAAGCTGGAGCTGTATCTGGTGGTCCTGCACGACGCGGTGCAGGTGCTGGAGGAGACGCTCACCGAGGCACTCGATCGCGCGCAGGGGATGCGTGCCATCGTGGCGGCGACGGTATCCGCGGTGTTCGACTTCGCCGATATCCATCCGCGCAGTGCCGCCCTGCTGGCCGGCGCCGCGGTCGTCGACGAACCGTCTGCGCAGCGCATGGCGCACCAGGCCGCGACGATCTGCACCGATACCGTCTCGCGAGCGCTCACGCCGTATGCCTTGCCCCAGGCCGAGTACGGCTGGCTGATCACGGCCGAATTGGTGGCGATCGCTCAGTCGTGCGCACGGGACTGGGCGGCCACCGGCAAGCCGCTGCCCAAGAACGAAGCCGTCGCGACGACCGCGAGCTTGTGCTGGTCCGGCCTCGCCGGAGTACAACTGGCACCGAACCGCATGGCTCCCGTCGGCGATGCCTTCCCGGCCTCCGACGCCAGGACATAG
- a CDS encoding glycosyltransferase: MRIAQLANFYGPRSGGLRTALHHLGAGYVAAGHEVVLIVPGARRGEEILPSGVVRITVPALAIPWTGGYRAADPRPVADVLTGLAPDALEVSDRLTLRGFGRWARHRDIASVMISHERLDRLLGQVLPTSVARRAADIANRRTAAEYDMVVCTTGFARAEFERIDVPNVALVPLGVDLELFAPHRHDRALRARLGGSHLVVHCGRLSVEKRVDRSIEAVERLRRGGVNVRLVVVGDGPRRESLVRQARGVAALPDGRPGVHFTGFIDDRTQVATLLASADISLAPGPHETFGLAALEALAAGTPVVASRSSALADIVTAECGAVAADHPSAFADAVTDVLARPAGQRRLAARSRAEQFPWPVAVAGMLSVLSGMS, translated from the coding sequence GTGCGCATCGCTCAGCTGGCGAACTTCTACGGTCCGCGTTCGGGTGGACTTCGCACCGCACTGCATCACCTCGGCGCCGGATACGTGGCCGCCGGGCACGAGGTGGTGCTGATCGTGCCGGGAGCGCGCCGCGGCGAGGAGATCCTGCCCAGCGGGGTGGTGCGAATAACCGTGCCGGCGTTGGCGATTCCGTGGACCGGGGGGTACCGCGCGGCCGATCCCCGTCCGGTCGCCGATGTGCTGACCGGGCTCGCGCCGGATGCGCTGGAGGTGTCGGACCGGCTGACCCTGCGCGGCTTCGGCCGATGGGCGCGCCACCGCGACATCGCGTCGGTGATGATTTCGCACGAGCGACTGGATCGGCTGCTCGGACAGGTGCTGCCGACCTCCGTCGCCCGCCGGGCCGCCGATATCGCCAATCGCCGCACCGCCGCCGAGTACGACATGGTGGTGTGTACGACCGGATTCGCCCGCGCCGAGTTCGAGCGGATCGACGTGCCGAATGTCGCGCTGGTGCCGCTGGGTGTGGATCTGGAGCTGTTCGCACCGCATCGCCACGATCGTGCGCTGCGGGCGCGACTGGGCGGATCGCATCTGGTGGTGCACTGCGGGCGGCTGTCGGTGGAGAAGCGTGTCGATCGCAGCATCGAGGCCGTGGAACGGTTGCGGCGCGGCGGGGTGAACGTGCGATTGGTGGTCGTGGGGGACGGCCCGCGGCGCGAGTCGCTGGTCCGGCAGGCGCGCGGGGTGGCGGCGCTGCCCGACGGCCGCCCGGGGGTGCACTTCACCGGATTCATCGACGACCGGACACAGGTGGCGACGTTGCTGGCGAGCGCGGACATCTCACTGGCGCCCGGCCCGCACGAAACGTTCGGGCTGGCGGCGCTGGAGGCGCTGGCCGCCGGGACGCCGGTGGTGGCCAGCCGGTCCTCGGCGCTGGCCGATATCGTCACCGCCGAATGCGGGGCGGTGGCCGCGGATCATCCGTCGGCCTTCGCCGACGCCGTCACCGATGTGCTCGCCCGTCCGGCCGGACAACGCCGACTGGCCGCGCGGTCGCGGGCCGAACAGTTCCCGTGGCCGGTGGCCGTCGCCGGGATGCTGTCGGTATTGAGCGGAATGTCGTAG
- a CDS encoding alpha/beta fold hydrolase: MSIAAKKFRKTSSEWSGFVPVEDSALAVTDTGGSGIPVIYLNGQFATRGYWRRVVAALGSDYRHITYDERARGKSKRSADYSFEAAVRDVDAVLAARGVDRALVVGWSYGAVVAAHWVARNPDRALGAVMVDGAFPYDWLDAAMEQRIRKLFRRLNLFMPLLRPTGLTPRMTAAQMAESNIELGKLSRERELGPVLDALTVPVRYVVASGTSLGSRDDEQERIRTSLDTLCAGNPNIRSTKVASNHGAILCKDFRAIADAVADVAAVDPHDSSSR; the protein is encoded by the coding sequence ATGAGCATCGCAGCGAAGAAGTTCCGCAAGACCTCGTCGGAGTGGTCCGGTTTCGTGCCGGTCGAGGACTCCGCCCTGGCCGTCACCGACACCGGTGGTTCCGGTATTCCGGTGATCTATCTCAACGGTCAGTTCGCCACTCGGGGGTATTGGCGGCGGGTCGTCGCCGCGCTCGGGTCCGACTATCGGCACATCACCTACGACGAGCGGGCGCGCGGTAAATCGAAGCGTTCAGCGGACTATTCCTTCGAGGCGGCCGTTCGGGACGTCGACGCCGTGCTCGCGGCCCGGGGCGTGGATCGGGCCCTGGTGGTGGGGTGGTCGTATGGTGCGGTCGTCGCGGCGCACTGGGTCGCCCGGAATCCGGACCGGGCCCTGGGCGCGGTCATGGTCGACGGCGCGTTCCCGTACGACTGGCTCGACGCGGCCATGGAACAGCGCATCCGCAAGCTGTTCCGGCGACTGAACCTGTTCATGCCGCTGCTGCGCCCGACGGGGCTCACGCCTCGGATGACCGCCGCGCAGATGGCCGAGAGCAATATCGAGCTCGGGAAGCTCTCTCGTGAGCGTGAGCTCGGCCCCGTTCTGGACGCCCTCACCGTCCCGGTGCGCTATGTGGTGGCGTCGGGGACGTCGCTGGGCAGCCGCGACGACGAGCAGGAACGCATCCGCACCAGCCTCGACACACTGTGCGCCGGTAATCCCAACATCCGCAGCACCAAGGTCGCCAGCAATCACGGCGCCATCCTGTGCAAGGATTTCCGCGCCATCGCCGACGCCGTCGCGGATGTCGCCGCCGTCGACCCGCACGACTCGTCGAGCCGATAG
- a CDS encoding GAF domain-containing protein, producing the protein MTDVETVGSPWLLVETLAPSLEPTIVADGHRIREWTNLSRAGRALGTAATTVAAAAVDAAVAAVPARTPDADGRVAAGRIVLSEGGCTAIAVPIFCSFGAVHGVHLWLGAAHQQPPPRRVVAAWDWDSDTELAHHGPGLEEMAFARAPGDVRVVRTPPEVFGRMVRFDERMGYTAVIAGTDPSGRWHGELAIRGDDEIVRTFQLVVRVHRADPHLVARDAGAPRTAHITRALLHEITDVSPPRPDTDLAITRAVSRSAVAGVGFVELAMGVVYEWTSAPPPPLERWTTERPVLHPDDRQIYRATCAAVLADEHGDATREFVFRVRFADADWVPVRAELSRLGSERAHGMIRVRPARG; encoded by the coding sequence ATGACCGACGTCGAAACCGTGGGCTCGCCGTGGCTCCTGGTGGAAACGCTCGCGCCGAGCCTGGAGCCGACCATCGTCGCGGACGGGCACCGCATCCGGGAATGGACGAATCTGTCGCGGGCCGGCCGCGCACTGGGGACGGCGGCCACCACTGTGGCCGCCGCCGCGGTCGACGCGGCGGTCGCGGCGGTGCCCGCGCGAACTCCCGATGCGGACGGCCGCGTGGCCGCGGGCCGAATCGTGTTGTCCGAAGGCGGCTGTACCGCGATCGCGGTCCCGATCTTCTGTTCCTTCGGTGCCGTGCACGGTGTGCATCTGTGGCTGGGCGCCGCCCATCAGCAGCCGCCGCCGCGGCGTGTGGTCGCGGCCTGGGATTGGGATTCCGATACCGAACTCGCCCATCACGGACCCGGACTCGAGGAAATGGCCTTCGCCCGCGCGCCCGGCGATGTGCGGGTGGTGCGGACGCCCCCGGAGGTATTCGGCCGGATGGTGCGTTTCGACGAGCGCATGGGCTACACCGCCGTGATCGCCGGGACCGACCCCTCCGGCCGCTGGCACGGTGAGCTGGCGATCCGCGGTGACGACGAGATCGTCCGCACTTTCCAGCTGGTGGTGCGGGTGCACCGCGCGGATCCGCACCTGGTGGCCAGGGATGCCGGCGCGCCCCGGACCGCGCACATCACCAGGGCCCTGCTGCACGAGATCACCGATGTCAGCCCGCCCCGGCCGGATACCGATCTGGCGATAACCCGGGCCGTATCGCGGTCGGCGGTCGCGGGCGTCGGATTCGTCGAATTGGCGATGGGCGTGGTCTACGAGTGGACGAGTGCGCCCCCGCCGCCGCTGGAACGCTGGACCACCGAACGTCCGGTACTGCATCCCGATGATCGGCAGATCTACCGCGCGACCTGCGCTGCCGTTCTCGCCGATGAACACGGCGACGCTACAAGAGAATTCGTCTTCCGGGTCCGGTTCGCGGACGCGGACTGGGTCCCGGTGCGCGCCGAGCTGTCCCGGCTGGGCTCGGAACGGGCCCACGGCATGATCCGGGTCCGGCCCGCTCGCGGTTAG
- a CDS encoding effector binding domain-containing protein — MTFSIVVRDAAIYGGLVVPRVRPSFKVSNSELIEFLRDRLRDREVGGSLYTVYVPDPAGNYNVLVSYEYPAPHKLPVGDVMIRVPKGVYARFEPNGDYHDPVEDVWAQVDDATASAEITRAYCEEIEVWQAPDRLELFISILV, encoded by the coding sequence ATGACCTTTTCGATCGTGGTCCGCGACGCGGCGATCTACGGCGGTTTGGTGGTGCCGCGGGTGCGCCCGAGTTTCAAGGTCAGCAACAGCGAGCTGATCGAATTCCTGCGGGATCGGCTGCGTGACCGGGAGGTCGGCGGTTCGCTCTACACCGTATATGTGCCCGATCCGGCCGGAAATTACAACGTGCTGGTCAGCTATGAATATCCGGCGCCGCACAAACTGCCGGTCGGCGATGTGATGATCCGGGTGCCCAAGGGTGTCTATGCCCGATTCGAGCCGAATGGTGATTATCACGATCCGGTGGAGGATGTCTGGGCGCAGGTGGACGATGCCACCGCATCGGCCGAGATCACCCGGGCTTATTGCGAGGAAATCGAGGTGTGGCAGGCCCCTGACCGGCTGGAGCTGTTCATCTCCATTCTGGTGTGA
- a CDS encoding uracil-DNA glycosylase: MDEALIDCRACPRLVAWREQVARDKRAAFRDEAYWGRPVTGFGPSDAAMLVVGLAPAAHGGNRTGRMFTGDRSGDVLFAALYAVGAATQPTAIARDDGLRLLGTRVTAPVHCAPPDNKPTVAERDTCRHWLITELELLAPTVRAIVVLGAWGWQALLPALDRAGWQVPRPRPKFGHGVHYSIEPARSGRRDLELFGSYHVSQQNTFTGRLTPTMLEQVLTTAATAAGLTLTPPRPTPDR, encoded by the coding sequence ATGGACGAGGCCCTGATCGACTGCCGCGCCTGCCCGCGTCTGGTGGCCTGGCGCGAACAGGTGGCCCGCGACAAGCGCGCCGCCTTCCGCGACGAAGCGTATTGGGGTCGTCCGGTAACCGGATTCGGCCCGTCCGACGCCGCCATGCTGGTGGTGGGCCTGGCACCGGCGGCGCACGGCGGAAACCGCACCGGCCGGATGTTCACCGGCGACCGCAGCGGCGACGTTCTGTTCGCCGCCCTCTACGCCGTCGGCGCCGCCACCCAGCCCACCGCCATCGCCCGCGACGACGGACTGCGCCTACTCGGCACCCGGGTCACCGCACCCGTGCACTGCGCACCACCGGACAACAAACCCACCGTCGCCGAACGCGACACCTGCCGCCACTGGCTGATCACCGAACTCGAACTACTCGCCCCGACAGTTCGCGCCATCGTCGTTCTCGGCGCCTGGGGCTGGCAGGCACTCCTGCCCGCCCTCGACCGGGCGGGCTGGCAGGTCCCCCGCCCCCGCCCGAAGTTCGGTCACGGCGTCCACTATTCGATCGAGCCCGCCCGCTCCGGCCGCCGAGACCTGGAACTGTTCGGCTCCTACCACGTCAGCCAGCAGAACACCTTCACCGGCCGCCTCACCCCCACCATGCTCGAGCAGGTCCTGACCACCGCCGCCACCGCCGCCGGCCTCACCCTCACACCCCCGCGCCCGACCCCCGATCGATGA
- a CDS encoding putative bifunctional diguanylate cyclase/phosphodiesterase codes for MSRITGAFFFVGGLLAAVVTALTGDGPGSRAVVFGAALVAVLTGILVYLVGERMPVRAHPILVSLGTVLITVAIHWLPGDTAAVTLSSIYVFVACDAAFFFSTYVTGLEIGFAVVCCMAVLGTREHLQWWTGVIAAGVTVMVGVVVTIVARRAAEADIDLLTGLLNRRGFDRLLNAEIAKAGRLGQRPALVLADLDRFQTDDNGHLDQPTGDAVLQHVADTWSELLTPEQTLARLGGDLFAVLLPDTTERAAVGLTDRMRAATTTGCSAGVTSWQPREPASMLVSRADVGRYRAKQAGPNQTRLESGQRVALAEELRRAIAGDNNLEVRYQPIVSLPLGDKVVGVEALLRWSSATEPGLGTIEVIRAAEEYNLIAALGQAVLRRACVDAVALRRTVADLDLTLNVNVSGLELADSDYGDRVRSTLRSTGWHAGQLVLEVTETQLEAESPNAIDNLSALRNAGVRIAIDDFGTGYSSLSRLAAIPADILKVDRSFVAAITADSPAPPLLGVIKALSTALDMEVIAEGVETAHQAAVLTDLGFSLVQGYHYSGPQTVQAILDELATQRGTAAHNEQ; via the coding sequence ATGTCCAGGATTACCGGGGCTTTCTTTTTCGTCGGCGGACTGCTCGCTGCCGTGGTGACCGCACTGACAGGCGACGGGCCGGGTAGTCGCGCGGTCGTGTTCGGGGCAGCGCTGGTCGCGGTGCTCACCGGCATCCTGGTGTATCTGGTGGGTGAGCGGATGCCGGTGCGCGCGCACCCGATCTTGGTATCGCTCGGGACCGTGCTGATCACCGTTGCCATTCATTGGCTCCCCGGCGATACCGCCGCGGTCACACTGTCGTCGATATACGTGTTCGTTGCGTGCGATGCCGCGTTCTTCTTCAGCACGTACGTCACCGGCCTGGAGATCGGGTTCGCCGTGGTGTGCTGCATGGCGGTGTTGGGCACTCGCGAGCACCTGCAATGGTGGACCGGGGTGATCGCGGCCGGGGTGACCGTGATGGTCGGTGTGGTGGTCACGATTGTGGCCCGCCGAGCCGCAGAAGCCGACATCGATCTGCTTACCGGCCTGCTCAATCGGCGCGGTTTCGATCGGTTGCTGAACGCCGAGATCGCCAAGGCCGGGCGGCTCGGCCAACGCCCCGCGCTGGTGTTGGCCGACCTGGACCGCTTCCAGACGGACGACAACGGCCACCTCGACCAGCCCACGGGTGATGCGGTGCTGCAGCACGTCGCCGACACCTGGAGTGAGCTGTTGACGCCGGAACAGACGCTGGCCCGGCTCGGTGGCGACCTGTTCGCGGTGCTGCTGCCGGACACGACCGAACGGGCCGCGGTCGGGCTCACCGACCGCATGCGCGCGGCGACAACTACCGGCTGCTCCGCCGGCGTCACGTCATGGCAGCCGCGTGAACCGGCGTCGATGCTGGTCAGCCGGGCCGATGTGGGCCGGTATCGGGCCAAGCAGGCAGGTCCCAACCAGACCAGGCTGGAATCCGGGCAGCGCGTTGCCCTGGCTGAGGAACTGCGCCGGGCCATCGCGGGAGACAACAACCTGGAAGTCCGGTACCAGCCGATCGTCAGCCTGCCGCTCGGCGACAAGGTGGTCGGTGTGGAGGCGTTGCTGCGCTGGTCTTCGGCCACCGAGCCTGGCCTCGGCACGATCGAGGTGATCCGCGCCGCGGAGGAGTACAACTTGATTGCCGCCCTGGGCCAGGCCGTACTACGCCGGGCCTGTGTGGACGCAGTCGCGCTGCGGAGAACTGTCGCAGATCTCGACCTCACGCTGAACGTCAATGTCAGCGGTCTGGAGCTGGCCGACAGCGATTACGGCGATCGGGTACGGAGTACTCTGCGCAGCACCGGCTGGCACGCTGGGCAGCTGGTGCTCGAGGTCACCGAGACGCAGTTGGAGGCCGAGTCACCGAACGCGATCGACAACCTGAGCGCCTTGCGGAACGCCGGCGTACGTATCGCTATCGACGACTTCGGCACCGGTTACTCATCGTTGAGCAGGCTGGCCGCCATTCCAGCGGACATCCTCAAGGTGGACCGGTCCTTCGTCGCGGCGATCACCGCGGACTCACCCGCGCCACCGCTGCTCGGGGTGATCAAGGCGCTCAGCACCGCGCTCGACATGGAGGTCATCGCCGAAGGGGTCGAGACCGCGCACCAAGCGGCAGTGCTCACCGACCTCGGCTTCTCGCTCGTGCAGGGCTACCACTACAGCGGCCCCCAAACCGTGCAGGCGATCCTCGACGAACTCGCCACGCAGCGCGGCACAGCCGCGCACAACGAGCAGTGA
- a CDS encoding DUF5994 family protein, whose protein sequence is MKPGSAKTGYVDGAWWPRSDALAAELPGLLASAPSDLVIDGLAVHLEGRRSGTPVVMVAAIGVLCSLSSCGSRRMGACVRNGNPVGTGAGDHCSLCAAVPRCVASSSRIACTVWGPL, encoded by the coding sequence CTGAAACCGGGTTCGGCGAAGACCGGCTACGTCGACGGGGCCTGGTGGCCGCGCAGCGACGCTCTCGCGGCCGAGTTGCCTGGGCTGCTGGCGAGCGCGCCCAGCGATCTGGTCATCGACGGGCTGGCCGTGCACCTCGAAGGCCGACGCAGCGGCACCCCGGTGGTTATGGTGGCGGCCATTGGCGTGCTGTGCTCGTTATCGAGTTGTGGAAGCCGTCGAATGGGCGCCTGTGTGCGCAACGGAAACCCGGTCGGTACAGGTGCCGGTGATCACTGCTCGTTGTGCGCGGCTGTGCCGCGCTGCGTGGCGAGTTCGTCGAGGATCGCCTGCACGGTTTGGGGGCCGCTGTAG
- a CDS encoding diguanylate cyclase domain-containing protein encodes MDTREVADMARDWSAALVDCGDVPTSLPHDIRRSTARWIVELEAALSAESFDPSPAYRVGVEMVRSNLTVPAMMTPTAAVLAGLLERSQLPDRARRFGALLGELARGYSTELLAVHIRSEEVADQRFRVLFDNAAVAIALYDSDGITLEANPTTARMVGMTPEDLQGVAGLDLMHPDDRDKLRQVVVDLYRRKHGTERFEGRFCRPDGTVCWGAWTMTVVPGVGGRGLRLLAVGEDITERRAMQQKLWWQARHDPLTGLPNRLFLLERLEAIVAAARPDDHIGLCFLDLDEFKMINDRYGHRAGDSVLAEVGRRLDATLTSPSVTPARIGGDEFVALLAPPCDDTAAHTAAETMLATLRNPIPIGRGDLLSLSASIGAVVTPVAGAKAETLLNDADIGLYRAKAAGRGTWVLHRTDSRPSTGQ; translated from the coding sequence ATGGACACTCGCGAGGTTGCCGACATGGCGCGGGACTGGTCGGCAGCCCTGGTCGATTGCGGTGACGTGCCGACATCTCTGCCGCACGACATCCGCCGGTCGACCGCGAGATGGATCGTCGAGCTGGAAGCCGCCCTGTCCGCCGAGTCGTTCGACCCGTCACCCGCATATCGCGTGGGCGTCGAGATGGTCCGGTCGAACCTGACGGTTCCCGCCATGATGACCCCGACCGCGGCGGTGCTGGCCGGTTTGCTGGAGCGCTCCCAGCTGCCGGATCGCGCGCGGCGGTTCGGGGCGCTCCTGGGCGAGCTGGCCCGCGGCTACAGTACCGAGTTGCTCGCGGTCCACATCCGCAGTGAGGAAGTTGCCGACCAGCGCTTCCGCGTGCTTTTCGACAACGCCGCGGTGGCTATCGCGCTCTACGACAGCGACGGGATCACGCTGGAGGCCAACCCTACGACGGCGCGGATGGTCGGGATGACCCCGGAAGACCTGCAGGGAGTGGCCGGTCTGGACCTGATGCATCCCGATGATCGCGACAAGCTGCGTCAGGTCGTCGTCGATCTGTACCGGCGCAAACACGGCACCGAGCGCTTCGAAGGGCGCTTCTGCCGTCCCGACGGCACCGTCTGCTGGGGCGCGTGGACGATGACCGTGGTGCCCGGTGTGGGCGGACGTGGCTTGCGGCTGCTCGCGGTGGGCGAGGACATCACCGAACGGCGGGCCATGCAACAGAAACTGTGGTGGCAGGCCCGGCACGACCCGTTGACGGGTCTGCCGAATCGCCTCTTCCTGCTCGAGCGGTTGGAGGCCATCGTCGCGGCCGCCCGTCCCGACGATCACATCGGCTTGTGCTTCCTCGATCTCGACGAGTTCAAGATGATCAACGACCGCTACGGCCATCGCGCGGGAGACAGCGTCCTGGCCGAGGTCGGCCGCAGACTCGACGCGACCCTGACCTCGCCGTCGGTCACGCCGGCCCGCATCGGAGGCGACGAGTTCGTCGCCCTGCTCGCGCCGCCCTGCGACGACACAGCGGCCCACACGGCCGCCGAGACCATGCTCGCCACGCTGCGAAACCCGATTCCGATCGGTCGCGGCGATCTGCTGTCGCTGTCGGCCAGCATCGGCGCCGTTGTCACCCCGGTCGCCGGCGCGAAGGCCGAAACACTGTTGAACGACGCCGATATCGGCCTGTACCGCGCCAAGGCCGCCGGCCGTGGCACCTGGGTGCTGCACCGCACCGACAGCCGCCCCTCGACCGGACAGTAG